One region of Armigeres subalbatus isolate Guangzhou_Male chromosome 3, GZ_Asu_2, whole genome shotgun sequence genomic DNA includes:
- the LOC134221023 gene encoding uncharacterized protein LOC134221023 isoform X2 produces MVRVTAYVHQPVYNYSHKYRNLDMITKDVQKFMQDYNGIILHKDPYRGVFHSYLREIRTKVKQLLLKFGAIPYDDGSAKTEKELFCCGLAFHDAGELRKHYKAVHNEPFIRYTNALEQEFHSVKDLRLHHHSCRHKKSAFEETDNCELKSALVKLAFFNRRVNEYLQYGTVADRYL; encoded by the exons ATGGTTCGGGTTACTGCTTACGTTCATCAGCCAGTGTACAATTATAGCCACAAGTACAGAAAC CTGGATATGATTACAAAGGACGTGCAGAAATTCATGCAGGACTATAATGGAATCATCTTGCACAAAGACCCCTACAGGGGTGTGTTCCATAGCTATCTGCGAGAGATTCGCACCAAGGTAAAGCAATTGTTGTTAAAATTTGGTGCGATCCCTTACGACGATGGAAGTGCCAAAACAGAAAAAGAGTTGTTCTGCTGTGGA TTGGCATTCCATGATGCTGGTGAGTTGCGGAAGCACTATAAAGCAGTACATAATGAACCATTTATACGCTACACTAATGCTTTAGAG CAAGAGTTTCACAGCGTAAAGGATCTAAGGCTACACCATCACTCGTGTCGCCACAAGAAGTCGGCTTTCGAGGAAACAGACAACTGTGAG CTTAAATCGGCTTTAGTAAAACTTGCATTCTTCAACCGAAGGGTAAACGAATATCTACAGTATGGAACAGTCGCCGATCGTTACCTAT GA
- the LOC134221023 gene encoding uncharacterized protein LOC134221023 isoform X1, whose amino-acid sequence MVRVTAYVHQPVYNYSHKYRNLDMITKDVQKFMQDYNGIILHKDPYRGVFHSYLREIRTKVKQLLLKFGAIPYDDGSAKTEKELFCCGLAFHDAGELRKHYKAVHNEPFIRYTNALEQEFHSVKDLRLHHHSCRHKKSAFEETDNCELKSALVKLAFFNRRVNEYLQYGTVADRYLCLYLKKILKKIMITLDTFAL is encoded by the exons ATGGTTCGGGTTACTGCTTACGTTCATCAGCCAGTGTACAATTATAGCCACAAGTACAGAAAC CTGGATATGATTACAAAGGACGTGCAGAAATTCATGCAGGACTATAATGGAATCATCTTGCACAAAGACCCCTACAGGGGTGTGTTCCATAGCTATCTGCGAGAGATTCGCACCAAGGTAAAGCAATTGTTGTTAAAATTTGGTGCGATCCCTTACGACGATGGAAGTGCCAAAACAGAAAAAGAGTTGTTCTGCTGTGGA TTGGCATTCCATGATGCTGGTGAGTTGCGGAAGCACTATAAAGCAGTACATAATGAACCATTTATACGCTACACTAATGCTTTAGAG CAAGAGTTTCACAGCGTAAAGGATCTAAGGCTACACCATCACTCGTGTCGCCACAAGAAGTCGGCTTTCGAGGAAACAGACAACTGTGAG CTTAAATCGGCTTTAGTAAAACTTGCATTCTTCAACCGAAGGGTAAACGAATATCTACAGTATGGAACAGTCGCCGATCGTTACCTATGTTTGTATCTCAAAAAGATCCTGAAGAAGATAATGATTACGTTGGATACGTTTGCATTGTAG
- the LOC134221023 gene encoding uncharacterized protein LOC134221023 isoform X4, with product MEKVIQNKDVEKFISETKYFLDEFDSIISHWDLSGNFFLHYLIEIHENVTQLLSKFTTLSLEGVGGRKHVNFFNLQCCGQEFHSVKDLRLHHHSCRHKKSAFEETDNCELKSALVKLAFFNRRVNEYLQYGTVADRYLCLYLKKILKKIMITLDTFAL from the exons ATGGAGAAAGTTATTCAAAATAAAGAT GTTGAAAAGTTCATCTCAGAGACAAAGTACTTCTTGGACGAATTCGATTCGATAATCAGCCATTGGGATTTGTCGGGTAATTTCTTCCTGCATTACTTAattgaaatccatgaaaatGTGACGCAGCTACTTTCCAAGTTTACCACACTTTCACTAGAAGGTGTGGGAGGGCGAAAACATGTCAACTTCTTCAATTTACAGTGTTGCGGG CAAGAGTTTCACAGCGTAAAGGATCTAAGGCTACACCATCACTCGTGTCGCCACAAGAAGTCGGCTTTCGAGGAAACAGACAACTGTGAG CTTAAATCGGCTTTAGTAAAACTTGCATTCTTCAACCGAAGGGTAAACGAATATCTACAGTATGGAACAGTCGCCGATCGTTACCTATGTTTGTATCTCAAAAAGATCCTGAAGAAGATAATGATTACGTTGGATACGTTTGCATTGTAG
- the LOC134221023 gene encoding uncharacterized protein LOC134221023 isoform X3: MVRVTAYVHQPVYNYSHKYRNLDMITKDVQKFMQDYNGIILHKDPYRGVFHSYLREIRTKVKQLLLKFGAIPYDDGSAKTEKELFCCGLAFHDAGELRKHYKAVHNEPFIRYTNALELKSAFAKLDHMRHRLNEYITFGEEYTLNLIINLKRMQKIISNSLKF; the protein is encoded by the exons ATGGTTCGGGTTACTGCTTACGTTCATCAGCCAGTGTACAATTATAGCCACAAGTACAGAAAC CTGGATATGATTACAAAGGACGTGCAGAAATTCATGCAGGACTATAATGGAATCATCTTGCACAAAGACCCCTACAGGGGTGTGTTCCATAGCTATCTGCGAGAGATTCGCACCAAGGTAAAGCAATTGTTGTTAAAATTTGGTGCGATCCCTTACGACGATGGAAGTGCCAAAACAGAAAAAGAGTTGTTCTGCTGTGGA TTGGCATTCCATGATGCTGGTGAGTTGCGGAAGCACTATAAAGCAGTACATAATGAACCATTTATACGCTACACTAATGCTTTAGAG CTAAAATCTGCTTTTGCAAAGCTGGACCACATGCGTCATCGATTGAATGAGTATATAACTTTCGGAGAAGAATACACATTAAACCTGATCATAAACTTGAAAAGAAtgcaaaaaattatttcaaattctttaaaattttga